From Rhodococcus sp. B7740:
GTGGCCCAGCTCGCGAAAGAGCGCGGTGCCACCGTCATCGGAACCGCACGCGCACAGAATCACGACGCACTGCGTGCATTCGGGGCCGAGCCCGTCGAATACGGTGATGGCTTGCTCGATCGTGTTCGTGCGGCTGCCCCGAACGGTATCGATGCAGCCGTCGATGCCGTGGGTACCGACGAGGCCATCGATGTCTCTCTCGAAGTGCTCACGGACCGAGCACGTTTGGTGACGACGGCCGCCTTCGGCCGTGCTGAAGCGGACGGGTTCTCGACCGTCGGTGGGCCGGCAAGCATGGAGCGTCGACGCCTCGCATCGCCCGCGCTGTTGAAGCAGGCCGCCGCGGGAGTCATCGAAGTGACGGTCGCCAAGACCTTCCCGCTCTCCGACGCCGCGAGGGCGCACGCCGAACTGCAGTCGACGCACCCGCGCGGAAAGTTCGTCCTGATTCCCTGACGCGGGAGCTGTGCGATCCGCTCTGTGGCGGGCCGCCGCGGACGTTCTGCGATCGGTTAGCGTTGGCGCATGAACTCGGCCACGGACGACCTTGTGAAGAGCTACCTCGACGCCCTCCATCGCGCCGACCTCGATGCGATCGTGAGTCTGTTCGCGCCAGGTGCCGTTGTGCATTCGCCGTTGTACGGTCCGACTCCCGCACCCGACTTCTATCGCGCTTTGTTCATCGATACCGACAGCGCGGAGCTGACGTCGAAGGGCGTGTCAGAGGGGCGCACCTCGGCAGGAACGCGGCTCGTCACGTTCTGGTTCCATTTCGACTGGCGGCTACCCTCCGGGGTGGCTGCCCCGTTCGACGTCGTCGATGTCGCCGAACTCGACGACGACGGCCGGATCACAACACTGTCGATCGTGTACGACACGGTCGACGTGCGACCAGCTTTCGAACGGGAGACCGGATCTTCTTGGAGGTCGACGGAACAGGATCGGTAGCGCCAGGCCTTCGAATCAGCGTGATTGCAACGGGTGCGCTATTCGGGCGGCGAGCCTAGCGTCGCGTTCATGACCTGGCTCAGAAGACGCCTGACGGCCATCATCGATCGTCTGGGATCACAACCTGCCTGCACCCACGCTGCCGTCGACTTCGGTATTCGCGGCTGAATACGGACGGGGGTTGGCCCGCACCCTCAGCGGTCGTATGAATCCCACCATGTCAGTACGCGGGTTCCGATCAGGGTCAGCCACTTCGAGCGTTCGCCCTCCGGCACGTCGGTCTCGAACCAGACCCGACCGGACAGGGTTCGACCCTGCAACCACGTTCCGTCGCTCTGTCGGGCGGCCCGGACGACTCCGATTGCCTCCTCCAGACGACGATCCGGCGGCGTTCCGTCGAGCAGAGACGCGTGCCGAAAATAATCGAGTGCGTTGAGAGCGCTGTACATCCAGCGGAACGGGTGGACGAAGCGACTCACCCAGGGTCCGACCGCCTCGCCGGTGGACAACGTGTACAACAGCTTTCGCGTCAGCAGATATTCTTCACCGGTGCGTCGTGCGGCCCGCGTCTCCATCGTGGCACCGGTGGCCGCGTCGTACGCCAGCAATCCTTTCAGCGAGTTCAGCGTCGAGTGGAACGACGATCGGGTTGAACCGTCGACCCACTCGCAGTTCCATCCACCGTCCTGCAGTTGGTGCGCGAGAAACCATTCGACGATGCCCTCGACGTCGGCACCGAGCCACAGCCCGTTGGCGAGGGTCCACGCATTGATGCAGCAGTCCACCTCGCCGCCCCAGTACGGCAGGTTCTCGTACTCCCACCGGCTGTTCTCCGCGAGCAGTTCTGCGGTGCGACGCGATTGCAGAACGGCTGGGTCGACACCCCATTCGCGCAGCGAGTTCAGCGACCAGGTGGTTGCGGTCCAGGGTTGCCCCGGTTCGGCCGAACCGTCGAAGCCGGCAGGGAAGTACGCACCACCCGCCCATTGGCCGTCCGCGTCCTGCAGCGCCAATAGTCGTGCACCGAACCCTTCGGTCGGCACTCGTGCGCGCGTTGCCTCCCATATCGCGGGGGATTCGTTCACGATGTCGCGCTCGACCTGCCAACGCAGCGCCGGATCCGAGTCGATGAGCCATTCGCGCAGGGAGTCGGCGACCATGACCGAGGAGTCTAATGTCGTTCGTTCGCGGGCGGTCCAGCTAACGATCGGGTCTCGACTCGCGGGGGGTAGCGCTCCGCACGATCTACGATTGCGACATGACTGCAGATCCGACCACGCCCGCACCGTCGACCAGTTCGGCCAACTGGAAACGACGCGCCATCCTCGTCGGAGCGGGCATCGTGCTTCTGCTGATCGCGTATTTCATCCTCGCGGCTTTCCTACCGCGCTGGTGGAGTCTGCGGGTCGAGGAACTGGCCGATCGCACGTTCACCAAGGGCATCTTGTGGGGACTGCTGTTCGGCATCGTCTGCACCTTCGCGCCGCTGGTGTTCTTCTGGAGCGCATGGTCGGTTCGCAAAGGCAGGGCAGGAAAGCAACTGGCGATCGGATCGGTCATCCTGGCTGTCGTCACCGCCATCCCGAACCTATTGACACTCACCATCGTTCTCGGAACCAGCAATGCCGCTCATGCCGGCGAACGCACTCTCGACACCAGCGCACCGGGCTTCCGCGGCGCGACGGCATTGGGCGCGATCATCGCCGTGGTCCTCGTGGCTCTGCTGGTCTTCGTTGTCGTTCGCCGAAATCGTCGTCGCAGGTCCGTCGCACTGTCGCAGTAACGGTCACGCGCTCCGCAGTACGGTCGGGTCGGTGATGACGCGGATGCCCGGCTCCGGGTCGAACCGGTAGCCGGCCCCGCGGACCGTGGTGATCAGTCGGCCGAAGTGTCCGAGTTTGGTTCGCACCCTCGACAGGTGTACGTCGACGCTGCGACCGCCGTCGGAACCGCTGAGCTCCGACCGATTCACGACAACGCGAGGGCGTTGTGCGAGATACGCGAAGATCTCGAACTCTGTGTGGCTGAGGCGCACACTCTTGCCGCCGACGATCACGTCGCGAGCCGGCAGGTCGATCACCAGAGGAGCGTTGAGTTCGTTGACCCGCACGTCGAATCGGGTGAGGATCTTCGCATGCGGGGCATAGCTTTTCGCTGCGCCACGAAGGGCATCGGCGAGTGCGTGCAGTTGTGGGCGGGTCAATCCCTGCAAGGACGACGTGCCCGAGTCCGAAATGCGGAGGACGACTGTGGCTTCGGTGCTCATGGCTGGTTGTCTCCTGTGACGAACGTGCGCTGCAGAACTGGGTCGGATGGTCAGCGTGGGCAGCGACAGTTCTCGTTCACAGTCACAGAATGATCGATGGGGTGAGGTTTCGTCAGGGATGCGCTCACCGTGATTGCAACGGTTGACCGGAGGATCTCGCGCGTGTTGCGATCAGGCGTGACCGACGCACTCCACCCTCGCACCGACCTCATCACCCGTTCCGTCGACTGGGATCATCCCGACGCCGACGCTCTCCGGGCCGAGATGGCCGCCGAGGTGGGTCCTCGCTACGCAGATCGCGCTGCCCTGATGGCGAAGACCCAGGCCAATGCCGTCGACGAGGGCACGGTGCACCGCACGTTCGTCGTCTACCGCCGCGATGCCGAGGGGGTCGAGCAGGCGGTCGGCCATGCGGCACTGCGGTGGAACGGGCTCGACCTCGAGCTCAAACGAATGTTCGTCCACGTGGACCACCGTGGAACAGGCGTCTCGACGGCACTGCTGGTCGCCTCGGAGAACGCGGCTCGTGAGCAGGGACTGCCGCGGCTGATCCTGCAAACCGGAGACCGTCAACCCGACGCAGTCCGGCTGTACGAGAAAAGCGGTTACACCCGTATCCCGGTGTTCGCGCCCTACGACGTGCTCCCGTTCTCCAACACCTTCGAGAAACGATGGTGAGTCGATCGAGGGTCAGAGCTTGGGCAGGGTCATGATCTCGGCACCGTCGTCGGTGATGACCACGGTGTGCTCGCTGTGCGCGGTGCGGCATCCCGTCGAGCTTCTCAAGGTCCACCCATCGGGGTCGGTGACCAGCTCGTCTGTGTTCTCCATGATCCACGGCTCCAGTGCCAGCATCAGACCCGGTCGAAGGCCGTAGCCACGGCCCGGCCGTCCGGAGTTGGACACGTGCGGGTCCTGATGCATCGTCGAGCCGATGCCGTGGCCGCCGAACTGCATGTTGATCGGATAGCCGGCGGCACCGAGGACCGTGCCGATGGCATGGGAGATGTCGCCGATCTTGTTGCCGGGGCGAGCTGCGTCGATGCCTGCGGCCAATGCTCGTTCGGTGGCCTCGATCATCGCGGTGTCTTCTCCTCGGGCCTCGCCCACGACGAAACTGATGGCCGAGTCCGCCGCCACACCGCCGAGTATCACGGCCAGATCGAGGGTGAGCAGATCGCCGTCGGCAAGAGAGTAATCGTGCGGGAGACCGTGCAGCACAGCGTCGTTGACGGAAGTGCAGATGTAGTGACCGAAGGGCCCGCTCCCGAACGACGGCGCGTAGTCGACGTAGCAGGACGTCGCCCCGGCTCCCTCGATGATCTCCTTGGTCCACTGATCGATCTCGAGCAAATTGGTGCCGACTGTGGCGCGTTCGCGGACGGTCCGAAGTATTCCGGCGACCAGGGCGCCGGATTCGCGCGCGAGGGGGATCTTGCTGGGAGGGAGGATCTCGATCATGTGGTGCCTTTCGACGTATGCCGAACAACGATACCGGTATAAGTATTGGTGTCGAGTCCGACGGCACGCAAAGCCGTGTGTCGGTTCGTGCGACGCTGTCTGTCGTGTCTGCTCATCCTCTCGACGACCCCGTTCGTTGTTCCCTCGAGGGCTCGCTCTCGCGGTTCGCCGTCAGCCGCGGACGGATCGTGCGGGCCGATCCCGAGGTGTCTCCGTTCCTGGTGCACCCCGACGTGCTCGAGTCCCAGGACTGGGACGACATCGCCGCTCTGTTCGGGCCACGCACCGTCGTAGGGCTGAACGGTCCGGAACGTGCACTGCCCGAGGGCTGGTCGCACGTGGAGACCTTCGGCTTGGTGCAGCTGGTCGGCACGCATCTCGAGACGCGGCCCTTCGCCGAGGCGGTCGAGCTGACGGCCGCGGACGTCCCGGAGATGCTCGATCTGGTCGGCCGCACCGAGCCGGGACCGTTCCTGCCCCGCACCATCGAACTCGGCACGTACCTCGGTGTTCGACGCGATGGCGCGCTGATCGCGATGGCGGGCGAGCGCATGCACCCTCCGGGGTGGACGGAGATCAGCGCGGTGTGCACCGACCCGGCCTTCCGCGGACAGGGTCTGGCGACGGATCTGGTTCGCGCCGTCGGTCACGGTATTCGCGCCCGCGGTGAGGAGCCGTTCCTGCATGCGTCGGACGCGAACGTCCGCGCCATCGAGCTCTACCTCTCCATCGGATTCGAGTTGCGTCGAACCTCGCAGCTGACGTTGGTCCGTACGCCCGCGCCGAACGCGCGATAGGTTCCGAAATTCGCTGTTGCGCGCTCTGAGCCCGAAGGCATACCGTTACCTGTGCGAACAAATAGGGATGTGATCTACGACGACGGATTGGTCCGTCTCGACGAGGCAGGCGTCACCCTGAGGTACTACTACTTCCCCTTCGCCACGAAGAAGTTCGTGCCCTACGGCAGGATTCGCGCGGTCGATACCGCCGTTCTCGGCAACTGGAACGGGCGGTGGCGGCTGTGGGGTGCGTCCTGGATCGACCAGTGGCTTCCGCTGGACGTGATGCGTCCCAAGAAGGACACTGCAGTGGTGCTCACCATCCGCCGCATCTCGCCGGTCTTCACCCCCGACGATCCTGAATCGGTTGCCCATCTGATTCGCGAGCGCATGACCGCACGGCAGTGACACGCCCCGACGAGCGGTTCACGCTCGCCAGTGAGCGCACCTTTCTCGCCTGGCTGCGGACGTCGCTCGGGCTCCTGGCCGGCGGAATCGCGATCGTTCACCTGGTTCCCGATTTCAGCACGGGATGGGTTCGGACGACCCTCGGTCTGATTCTCATCGGCCTCGCCGCAGCGGCACCGATCATCGGCCTACGGCGGTGGCTGCGCGTTCGACATGCTCTGGAGAACGGTGCACCGATGCCGGAGTCTCGAGACCTGTGGATCTTCGCGATCGGTATCGGTGCGGTGGCTTTGCTGGCTGCAGTGGTCACGGTTCTGGGGATCCAGTAGTACTCAGCCGACCACCGCGGGTGCACAATCGAAGAACTAGGACGACCAACGACAGGAGTTCGGCGTGGCGCAGGGTCTCAAACTCGGTTACAAGGCATCGGCGGAGCAGTTCGGGCCGCGGGAGTTGGTCGAGCTCGGTGTGCTGGCCGAGCAGCACGGTATGGATTCGGCGACGGTCAGTGACCACTTCCAGCCGTGGCGTCACGAGGGTGGCCATGCGCCGTTCTCGCTGGCATGGATGACGGCCGTCGGTGAACGCACCAACACGATCCAGCTCGGC
This genomic window contains:
- a CDS encoding YidH family protein, which translates into the protein MTRPDERFTLASERTFLAWLRTSLGLLAGGIAIVHLVPDFSTGWVRTTLGLILIGLAAAAPIIGLRRWLRVRHALENGAPMPESRDLWIFAIGIGAVALLAAVVTVLGIQ
- a CDS encoding squalene cyclase, whose amino-acid sequence is MVADSLREWLIDSDPALRWQVERDIVNESPAIWEATRARVPTEGFGARLLALQDADGQWAGGAYFPAGFDGSAEPGQPWTATTWSLNSLREWGVDPAVLQSRRTAELLAENSRWEYENLPYWGGEVDCCINAWTLANGLWLGADVEGIVEWFLAHQLQDGGWNCEWVDGSTRSSFHSTLNSLKGLLAYDAATGATMETRAARRTGEEYLLTRKLLYTLSTGEAVGPWVSRFVHPFRWMYSALNALDYFRHASLLDGTPPDRRLEEAIGVVRAARQSDGTWLQGRTLSGRVWFETDVPEGERSKWLTLIGTRVLTWWDSYDR
- the map gene encoding type I methionyl aminopeptidase — translated: MIEILPPSKIPLARESGALVAGILRTVRERATVGTNLLEIDQWTKEIIEGAGATSCYVDYAPSFGSGPFGHYICTSVNDAVLHGLPHDYSLADGDLLTLDLAVILGGVAADSAISFVVGEARGEDTAMIEATERALAAGIDAARPGNKIGDISHAIGTVLGAAGYPINMQFGGHGIGSTMHQDPHVSNSGRPGRGYGLRPGLMLALEPWIMENTDELVTDPDGWTLRSSTGCRTAHSEHTVVITDDGAEIMTLPKL
- a CDS encoding winged helix-turn-helix domain-containing protein, with the protein product MSTEATVVLRISDSGTSSLQGLTRPQLHALADALRGAAKSYAPHAKILTRFDVRVNELNAPLVIDLPARDVIVGGKSVRLSHTEFEIFAYLAQRPRVVVNRSELSGSDGGRSVDVHLSRVRTKLGHFGRLITTVRGAGYRFDPEPGIRVITDPTVLRSA
- a CDS encoding GNAT family N-acetyltransferase, with protein sequence MAAEVGPRYADRAALMAKTQANAVDEGTVHRTFVVYRRDAEGVEQAVGHAALRWNGLDLELKRMFVHVDHRGTGVSTALLVASENAAREQGLPRLILQTGDRQPDAVRLYEKSGYTRIPVFAPYDVLPFSNTFEKRW
- a CDS encoding nuclear transport factor 2 family protein; the encoded protein is MNSATDDLVKSYLDALHRADLDAIVSLFAPGAVVHSPLYGPTPAPDFYRALFIDTDSAELTSKGVSEGRTSAGTRLVTFWFHFDWRLPSGVAAPFDVVDVAELDDDGRITTLSIVYDTVDVRPAFERETGSSWRSTEQDR
- a CDS encoding GNAT family N-acetyltransferase; translated protein: MSAHPLDDPVRCSLEGSLSRFAVSRGRIVRADPEVSPFLVHPDVLESQDWDDIAALFGPRTVVGLNGPERALPEGWSHVETFGLVQLVGTHLETRPFAEAVELTAADVPEMLDLVGRTEPGPFLPRTIELGTYLGVRRDGALIAMAGERMHPPGWTEISAVCTDPAFRGQGLATDLVRAVGHGIRARGEEPFLHASDANVRAIELYLSIGFELRRTSQLTLVRTPAPNAR